The Sesamum indicum cultivar Zhongzhi No. 13 linkage group LG2, S_indicum_v1.0, whole genome shotgun sequence genome contains a region encoding:
- the LOC105180280 gene encoding 1-aminocyclopropane-1-carboxylate oxidase 5: MAIPVIDFSKIEGDERAKTLAQIASCCEEWGFFQLINHGISEELLERVKKVASECYKLEREPGFKNSKPVQLLNELIEKKSDGKVENVDWEDVFLLSDENEDDWPSGTPSFKETMKEYRVELRKLAIKVMEVMDENLGLPKGYINKVFNGGEDEQAAFFGTKVSHYPPCPHPEKVNGLRAHTDAGGVILLFQDDEVKGLQILKDGEWIDVQPLKNAIVINIGDQIEVLSNGRYKSVWHQVFATPDGNRRSIASFYNPSLKATIEPATKSIIQKVEKEEENPSKYPKFVFGDYMSVYVEQKFLPKEPRFQAVKAI, translated from the exons ATGGCGATTCCGGTGATTGATTTCTCAAAGATTGAAGGAGATGAGAGAGCCAAGACTCTGGCTCAGATCGCTAGTTGTTGTGAAGAGTGGGGATTCTTTCAG TTGATCAATCATGGGATCTCTGAGGAGCTCTTGGAGAGGGTGAAGAAGGTTGCCTCTGAATGCTACAAGCTTGAAAGAGAGCCCGGTTTCAAGAATTCGAAACCCGTGCAGCTGCTGAATGAATTGATAGAGAAGAAGAGTGATGGGAAGGTAGAGAATGTGGACTGGGAGGATGTTTTTTTGCTTTCCGATGAAAATGAGGATGATTGGCCGTCAGGAACTCCTAGTTTCAA GGAAACCATGAAGGAATACAGGGTTGAATTAAGGAAACTAGCAATCAAAGTCATGGAAGTAATGGACGAGAACTTAGGCTTGCCTAAAGGCTACATCAACAAGGTCTTCAACGGTGGAGAAGACGAGCAAGCTGCCTTTTTCGGTACCAAGGTGAGCCACTATCCACCATGCCCCCACCCAGAGAAGGTGAATGGGCTTCGAGCCCACACGGATGCCGGGGGCGTGATCTTACTATTCCAAGATGATGAGGTAAAGGGTCTTCAAATCTTGAAAGATGGAGAGTGGATTGACGTGCAGCCCCTAAAAAATGCAATAGTGATCAACATTGGCGATCAAATTGAGGTCTTGAGCAATGGGAGGTACAAGAGTGTTTGGCACCAGGTTTTCGCCACGCCAGATGGGAATAGGAGGTCAATTGCTTCATTCTATAATCCATCGCTCAAGGCTACGATTGAGCCTGCAACCAAATCAATCATCCAAAAAGTGgaaaaagaggaggaaaatccATCCAAGTACCCTAAGTTTGTGTTTGGCGACTATATGTCTGTTTATGTCGAGCAAAAGTTCCTTCCCAAAGAACCAAGATTCCAAGCTGTGAAGGCGATATAA
- the LOC105180287 gene encoding NAD kinase 2, chloroplastic, which produces MATPSCYFSNNYYNYNCLCYFHMNRALVAPSVCHRLSCVGISRSGFGFVLQNSKRRRWLELGRRRFRFVVSAQLSSSLSVNIGLDSQSIYSHESSHLPWVGPLPGDIAEVEAYCRIFRAAERFHNALMDALCNPLTGECSVSYDVPPEDKSLLEDKIVSVLGCMVCLLNKGREDVLLGRSSIMNSFRDLDKTVMDDKLPPLANFRSEMKSYCESLHVALENYLTPGDDRSLNVWRKLQRLKMVCYDSGFPRGDDSPCQTLFANWNPVYLSTSKGEAQSQNSEVAFWKGSQVTEESLKWLLEKGFRTVIDLRAEIEKDNFYEAALGEAISSGKIELIKLPVEVGTAPSMEQVVQFAALVSDSSKKPIYLHSKEGRRRTSAMISRWKQYMDRISSTQRRVSNTDLRPQGTRAVEDSDFSMNFDEGKSSHNGIESLQQKSDKSYSTLGAVYNQDAPARQNQSGSPGEANNNMTTTEDTAVISGNGGIGSTTDFNEDVNPLESQLPPPDIFSRKEMSNFFRSKTISPETYFSYEQKRLEMLSALQYNYNGTILKEEANSKSSINEEQSMNGSLGSVELSSKPQTVAFTNGSFQDPTVLSSPMTHLDKTNSGVGYDRSKENGSVYTSNDLSKNATSTMVAGQNRRDADSYLSSDDENLDMLEGNMCASTTGVVRVQSRKKAEMFLVRTDGFSCTREKVTESSLAFTHPSTQQQMLLWKSTPKTVLLLKKLGHELMEEAKEVASFLHYQEKMNILVEPEVHDVFARIPGFGFVQTFYSQDTSDLHERVDLVVCLGGDGVILHASNLFRDAVPPVVSFNLGSLGFLTSHTFDDYRSDLRQVIHGNNTIDGVYITLRMRLRCEIFRNGKAMPGKIFDVLNEIVVDRGSNPYLSKIECYEHDRLITKVQGDGVIVATPTGSTAYSTAAGGSMVHPNVPCMLFTPICPHSLSFRPVILPDSARLELKIPEDARSNAWVSFDGKRRQQLSRGDSVRISMSQHPLPTVNKCDQTGDWFRSLIRCLNWNERLDQKAL; this is translated from the exons ATGGCAACTCCTAgttgttatttttctaataattactataattacaATTGCCTGTGCTACTTCCACATGAATCGAGCACTCGTAGCGCCGTCGGTTTGTCATCGCCTCAGTTGCGTCGGGATTTCCAGGTCCGGGTTCGGGTTTGTGTTGCAGAATTCAAAGAGGAGGAGATGGTTGGAGCTGGGGCGTCGCCGTTTCAGGTTTGTTGTCAGTGCTCAGCTGTCCAGCTCGCTGTCAGTGAACATTGGCTTGGATTCTCAG AGTATTTACTCCCATGAATCCTCACATTTGCCATGGGTTGGGCCGCTTCCTGGGGATATTGCTGAAGTTGAGGCTTATTGTAGAATCTTTAGGGCAGCAGAACGGTTTCATAATGCTCTAATGGATGCATTGTGCAATCCACTGACTGGAGAATGTAGTGTTTCTTATGATGTGCCTCCGGAGGATAAATCGTTATTGGAGGATAAAATAGTTTCAGTTCTTGGTTGCATGGTATGCCTCCTCAATAAGGGAAGGGAAGATGTCCTTTTGGGACGATCTTCCATCATGAATTCATTCCGTGACTTAGATAAAACTGTAATGGATGATAAGCTTCCCCCACTTGCAAATTTTCGCTCGGAGATGAAAAGTTATTGTGAGAGCTTGCATGTTGCCCTAGAGAATTATTTGACACCTGGTGATGATCGAAGTTTAAATGTTTGGAGAAAACTGCAAAGATTGAAAATGGTATGCTATGACTCTGGATTTCCCCGAGGGGATGATAGCCCTTGCCAGACATTGTTTGCAAATTGGAATCCTGTTTACTTGTCCACCTCAAAAGGAGAAGCACAATCACAAAACTCCGAGGTTGCTTTTTGGAAGGGTAGCCAGGTTACAGAAGAAAGTTTGAAGTGGCTCCTGGAGAAAGGGTTCAGAACTGTTATAGATCTCAGAGCAGAGATTGAGAAGGACAACTTTTATGAAGCTGCTCTAGGTGAAGCTATTTCATCTGGGAAGATTGAACTGATTAAACTTCCAGTTGAAGTTGGTACTGCACCTTCAATGGAGCAGGTTGTGCAATTTGCTGCTTTAGTGTCAGATTCGAGCAAAAAGCCCATTTATTTACACAGCAAGGAAGGAAGACGGAGGACATCTGCTATGATCTCTAGGTGGAAGCAATACATGGATCGCATCTCATCCACTCAAAGGCGAGTGAGTAATACTGACCTTAGACCTCAAGGTACTCGAGCAGTTGAAGATTCTGATTTCTCTATGAACTTTGATGAAGGTAAATCATCTCATAATGGCATTGAGTCACTCCAACAAAAATCTGATAAGTCTTATAGTACCCTCGGGGCAGTCTATAATCAAGATGCTCCTGCCAGACAAAACCAATCGGGAAGCCCTGGCGAAGCTAATAATAACATGACAACCACTGAGGACACTGCTGTGATCTCTGGTAATGGTGGAATAGGATCAACTACTGACTTCAATGAAGATGTGAATCCACTGGAGTCTCAACTACCTCCTCCTGATATTTTCTCTAGAAAAGAGATGTCCAATTTTTTCAGAAGTAAAACGATTTCACCAGAAACATACTTTAGTTACGAACAGAAGAGATTGGAGATGCTATCTGCTTTGCAGTACAATTACAACGGGACCATCTTGAAGGAAGAAGCCAACTCTAAATCAAGCATCAATGAAGAACAGAGTATGAACGGATCACTTGGCAGCGTAGAGTTATCATCAAAGCCACAGACTGTTGCTTTCACTAATGGGTCATTTCAGGATCCTACTGTTCTTTCTAGCCCTATGACTCATCTAGATAAAACCAACAGTGGTGTGGGTTATGACAGGAGTAAGGAAAATGGTTCTGTTTACACAAGCAATGACCTATCAAAGAATGCCACATCCACTATGGTTGCTGGACAGAATAGACGTGATGCTGACAGTTATCTCTCTTCAGATGATGAAAACTTGGATATGCTTGAAGGAAATATGTGTGCTTCGACAACTGGTGTTGTAAGGGTGCAGTCAAGAAAGAAAGCAGAGATGTTCTTAGTTAGAACAGATGGATTTTCTTGCACCAGAGAAAAGGTAACAGAGTCTTCCTTGGCATTCACTCATCCTAGCACTCAGCAGCAGATGCTTTTGTGGAAATCTACCCCGAAAACTGTATTGTTATTGAAGAAGCTGGGCCATGAACTCATGGAAGAAGCTAAAGAG GTTGCCTCTTTCTTACATTACCAGGAGAAGATGAATATTCTTGTTGAACCTGAGGTTCATGATGTTTTTGCTAGAATTCCAGGATTTGGGTTTGTCCAGACGTTCTATAGTCAAGATACAAG TGACCTTCATGAGAGGGTTGATCTTGTGGTTTGCTTGGGAGGAGATGGGGTCATACTTCATGCATCCAATTTATTCAGAGATGCAGTTCCACCTGTTGTCTCATTTAATCTTGGATCCCTAGGGTTTCTCACCTCTCATACT TTTGATGATTATAGAAGTGATCTAAGACAAGTGATTCATGGAAACAACACAATTGACGGGGTTTATATTACTCTTAGAATGCGTCTACGGTGCGAAATATTTCGAAATGGGAAAGCTATGCCTggcaaaatatttgatgtcCTCAATGAGATTGTAGTTGATCGTGGTTCTAATCCATATCTTTCAAAGATTGAATGTTATGAACATGATCGCCTCATAACCAAG GTACAAGGTGATGGAGTTATAGTTGCCACTCCTACTGGAAGTACAGCTTATTCCACAGCTGCTGGAGGTTCTATG GTCCATCCGAATGTCCCATGCATGCTCTTCACACCGATTTGTCCACATTCTCTCTCATTCAGACCAGTCATACTTCCAGATTCTGCTCGGCTTGAATTAAAG ATTCCAGAGGATGCACGAAGCAATGCTTGGGTCTCGTTTGATGGGAAGAGAAGGCAACAACTCTCAAGAGGGGATTCTGTTCGGATATCTATGAGCCAACATCCACTTCCAACTGTCAACAAGTGTGACCAAACAGGTGATTGGTTCCGAAGCTTGATTCGTTGCTTGAACTGGAACGAAAGACTAGACCAGAAAGCCCTTTGA